From the Leptospira congkakensis genome, the window CCTGCCTCGCCCATTTCTTCCGAAGTGAGTTCAATCAAATCAGGAAAATCAATCAGTTCCTTTTTTAAATCTAACCAAGGATCTAACTTTAGTTGTAACTCATTTCGCTTTTGAGTGACTGTTTTTGCTTGGTCAGGTGAGTCCCATAATTTGGGATCGTTTGCTTTTTCGATGAGTGATGATAAACGGTCGTAGTCTTCCTGAAAATTTTGAGCTGTCCAATAGGATTGGAAAGTCTCAATCATTTCTGATGTTTGTTTTTTTAAGTCTTTTAGTGATCTATCCATAATGCGTAAATCCGAAGTGGAAGTTTTAAAACAAAGAATCTTTGCGAAGTCGTTCCACTTCCCATTGGAATGTTGTTTCTCTGAGTTGTGGAGTGTTTCCTTCGACAGTTCCTACAAGAGAATAACTTGATTCTTTTCCGTATGTATCAGGCAAACGTTTGAGTATGAATTTACCTGATTTTATGAGCTCAATGACATGGAGTAAAAAAGGATCTTTTTCTTTTCTGCTCATCTCTTCCATAGAATAATAAAAAGTAGAAAGTCCTTTATAAAACCAATCGATGTATTCGTTTTTGCCTCTTGGCCAAATTTGTTCTAAACGAATTTCTGATTCTTGGACAAGCGACTTACCAAGAAATGGTTTTTGTAAAACACGGCACTGAGAATAAATTTCAAAGTTTAAATCCCGATCTCCACCCTTTTCAAAATCCACACCGATCCAACGGATCCAAGATTTTTTTTCCTTAATGGACAAAGCAGGAATCAGTGCAAACAAATAGCCTTGGTCTTTAAAGATTCGTTCATGAGCCAGATGTTCTAAAATTTCCATCGGAATCATATAATGGCCTTTGGCCCATTCAATCACATAAGGAATGGATTCCAATTGAAGGTACTCAGGGGGAGTTTCCGAACGAATGATATCACCAAATTGAGTGAGGATAAAAATAAAAGATAACAACTCCTGACGACTGAGTCCCGAAAGAACACTCACAGATCCACTTAAGTTTTGAAGAGCCCTACGAATCATCAAATGTTGTTGGAGTTGGGTTTGGTTTTCAGATAAAATGATCCCTAGATGTTTTTCAAAATTGCGAAGGTTCGTACGTTCACAATTTTTAAAATTTCCAGAGATACTAAATGGCATTAGAGAGCACGCCTTCCTATATCTTTTCTATAAAACGTATCTGGTGCTTTGATTTTTGTCAGAAACGCATAACAATCATTAATTGCATCTTTTAAAGAATTACCAAAAGAAGTGATTCCGAGAATCCTACCGCCATTTGCCAAAATTTGATTTTCTTGGCTTTTGGTTCCCGCATGGTAAACCACCACATTTCCTTCGTTAGATGGAATTTCCAAAGACATTCCTTTTTGTGGCGCGTCAGGGTAACCTTTGGCAGCAAGTACCACAACAGCAGAAGAACCTTCTTTTAGTTTTAGGTTTCTCTCCGGAAGATTGCCCACCGCCGAAGCATAAAAAATAGGTAAAATATCTTCATCCAACAAACGAAGTACACACTGAGTTTCTGGATCTCCAAAACGACAGTTAAATTCCACTACATTGGGATTTCCTTCTTTAGTAATCATAAGACCAACATAAAGAAGTCCTTTATAAGGATGGCCGGTGGACCTAAATTCAGCTAACATCGGTTCGATGACTTGTTCTTTTACTTTGGAAAGAACAGAATCGGTGACAATCGGTGCTGGGGCATAAGCTCCCATCCCACCAGTATTGGGGCCAATGTCTCCATCATAGGCACGTTTGTGGTCCTGGGCCGCTGGAAGGCACATATACCTTTCTCCATCGGTTATCACAAAAAGTGAGGCTTCTTCCCCTTCTAAAAAAGATTCCAAAACCACTTTGTTCCCACTTTCACCAAATTTAGATTCTAAAAATATTTCATCTAACGCCTGTTTTACCTCTTTCATTTCAAAGGCAACAGTCACACCCTTTCCAGCAGCAAGACCATCTGCTTTGACAACCAAAGGTAAAATTTCTTTTTGGGCATAACTCCAAGCAGACTCATGGTCTGTAAATACAGCAAAGGAAGCTGTTGGAACTTTGGCCCGTTTCATCATTTCTTTGGCAAAGTGTTTGCTTCCTTCCACTTGCGCACAATAGGCAGAAGGTCCAAAACAAGGGATACCTATTTCAGCACACCAATCCGAAAGTCCATTCACAAGGGGGTCTTCTGGGCCGACCACAACAAGATTTGTTCCCGAAGATTTTATATAATCAAAAAATTTGGATTTATCAGTGATGGATATATCATTTGCATCCAATAATAATTCTTTCGCAAAACCACCGTTACCTGGAAACACCTTAAGAGATTCCAAAGATTTTGATTTTGCGATAGCATCCGCTAACGCATGTTCTCTTCCGCCACTTCCAATGAGTAAAACTTTAAATTTATGTTCCAATTTTTTCTAAAGCCCTTACCGTACTATCTAGTTTCTCTTTCCAAGTATTATACTTTTCTCTTTCTTTTTCTACGACATCAGGTTTTGCTTTTTCTAAGAAAGATGGATTGTTGATTTTATTTTCCAACTTTTCCATTTCCAATTGGATTTGTTTTTTCTCTTTTTCCAATCGTTGTTTTTCTTTTTCAAAATCAAAAATACCTTCCAAAGGAAGAAAAATTTCTCCGATGGAAAAAGCACCTACGGAATCCGTATTTTTTGCTTCATAAGAATCTAAAAATTCCAAACTCTCTGCTTTGGAAAGTTGGAGGATGGATTTGATTTCTCTTTCCATCATTTCTTTTAATTCTTTATGGCTACACTTGATGATGACCTTACATTTTTTCTCAGGTTTGACTCCGAGTTCTGCGCGCATGTTACGGATCTTTGTGATGATCTCACGCACAAGTTCCATACGAACGACTGCCGGTGCGGAATCAGAAACTCCATAAGGTTTTGGAAATTCTGTTTTCGCAAGTTCCGTAGGTTCCAATAAAGAATGGATTTCTTCCGTGATGAATGGCATAAACGGATGTAAAAGCCCGAGCGATTTTTTTAATACACTCACAAGCACAAAGCGAGCTTTTTCTTGTGATTCGGGAGTTACATTCCCATACACACGAGCTTTGGTTAATTCCAAATACCAATCACAGAACGATCCCCAAACAAAATCATAAACAGCATTTGCCATTTCGAAAAATAGATAACCGGAATAAGCTTTTTCATACTTACTAAGCATCCGATCAAATTCATTCAAAATCCAAAGGTCAGTATCTTCTAAAGAATTAATATCTGGTTCTTTGGTTGTGAACTCTTCCGGTAGGTTCATAAATATAAACCGGCTCGAATTCCAAATTTTATTGCAGAAAGATCTATAGCCGTCTAACCTTGATTCGTCGAATAGAATGTCCTTTCCTTCCGGCAAAACGGCTGCGAGAAAAAATCGAAACGAATCCGTTCCGTATTTACTCATCATATCCAAAGGATCCACTACGTTTCCAAGGGACTTACTAAACTTCTTACCATCTTTATCACGAACAAGTCCATGGATGAGAACCTTCTGAAAAGGAACATCACCCATAAATTTAAGACCATTCATAATCATCCGAGCCACCCAGAAGAAAATGATATCAAATCCGGTCACGAGTACTGAGGTAGGATAGTATTGTTTGAGTTCTTCCGAATTTTCAGGCCAACCAAAAACAGTGAAAGGCCAAAGCCCGGAAGAGAACCAAGTATCTAAAACATCTTCATCTTGTTTGATGGTTTCTTTGGTTACGGAAATTCCTTTTTTGGAAAATAAAGATACCGCTTCCTCGACAGATTCTGCAACCACCATCTCACCATTTGGTGCATAATAAGCAGGAATTCGATGGCCCCACCAAAGTTGGCGAGAAATACACCAATCGCGAATATTTTCCATCCACTCAAAATATGTTTTTTCCCACATCTTGGGTTGGAATTGAACCTTACCGGATTTCACAACTTCAATCGCAGGTTTAGCAAGAGATTCAATTTTTACAAACCACTGTGTGGATAACAACGGCTCGATGACCGCTCCCCCCCTTTGGTTGTGGCCTACACTATGGATATGAGTTTCTATTTTTTCAATATAACCATTTGTTTCTAGTTCTTCTACAACTCGTTTACGAGCTTCAAACCGGTCGAGTCCATTGTATTTACCAGTTTGTTCGTTGAGTGTCCCATCCAAGTTCATAATGTTGAGTGGAGTGAGTTTCAAACGAAGTCCTGCTTCATAGTCATTGATGTCATGAGCAGGAGTGATTTTCACAAGACCCGAACCAAATTCTTTATCTACAAAGGAATCAAACAAAACAGGAATTTCTTTTCCAGCGATTGGTAAAAATACAAACTTATCCTTCAATTCCGTATAACGTGCGTCATCTGGATGAGCACAAACAGCCACGTCACCAAACATTGTTTCGGGTCTTGTGGTTGCGACAACAATGTATTCCCCTTTGGCCAGAGTTTTTGGATCTTTCGATTTAAATTCTGCCTTAGGATATTTGATATGATAGAGTTTACCTTGTTTTTCTTTATACTCAACTTCAATGTCAGAAATAGCAGTTTTGGTAACGGGACACCAGTTGATGATTCGTTCACCACGATAAATCAAACCTTCATCATACAAACTACGGAATACTTTGATTACCGCTTTAGAAAGTCCTTCATCAAAAGTAAAACGTTCTCGTGACCAATCTACCGATTCACCGAGTAACCGTTGTTGTTTGGCAATCATTCCACCGGAATGCGCTTTCCATTCCCAAACTTTTTCGATAAATCCTTCGCGAGTAAAATCAGTTCTAGTTTTTCCTTCTTTTCCTAACTCACGTTCCACAACCACTTGTGTTGCAATCCCTGCGTGGTCCATTCCAGGAACCCAAACTACATTTTTACCTTTTTTACGTTCGATGCGAATGATGATGTCTTGGATGGTATGATTGAGTGCATGTCCAATGTGTAAATTCCCTGTAACGTTTGGTGGAGGGATGACGATCGAGAATGTTTCTTTGCGAGAAGAGTCAGGAGCAAAGGTTTGTTTTTCTTCCCAGGTTTGTATCCATTTGGGCTCTACAGATTCG encodes:
- the purD gene encoding phosphoribosylamine--glycine ligase produces the protein MEHKFKVLLIGSGGREHALADAIAKSKSLESLKVFPGNGGFAKELLLDANDISITDKSKFFDYIKSSGTNLVVVGPEDPLVNGLSDWCAEIGIPCFGPSAYCAQVEGSKHFAKEMMKRAKVPTASFAVFTDHESAWSYAQKEILPLVVKADGLAAGKGVTVAFEMKEVKQALDEIFLESKFGESGNKVVLESFLEGEEASLFVITDGERYMCLPAAQDHKRAYDGDIGPNTGGMGAYAPAPIVTDSVLSKVKEQVIEPMLAEFRSTGHPYKGLLYVGLMITKEGNPNVVEFNCRFGDPETQCVLRLLDEDILPIFYASAVGNLPERNLKLKEGSSAVVVLAAKGYPDAPQKGMSLEIPSNEGNVVVYHAGTKSQENQILANGGRILGITSFGNSLKDAINDCYAFLTKIKAPDTFYRKDIGRRAL
- a CDS encoding valine--tRNA ligase, with the translated sequence MKSQLPDRYDPESVEPKWIQTWEEKQTFAPDSSRKETFSIVIPPPNVTGNLHIGHALNHTIQDIIIRIERKKGKNVVWVPGMDHAGIATQVVVERELGKEGKTRTDFTREGFIEKVWEWKAHSGGMIAKQQRLLGESVDWSRERFTFDEGLSKAVIKVFRSLYDEGLIYRGERIINWCPVTKTAISDIEVEYKEKQGKLYHIKYPKAEFKSKDPKTLAKGEYIVVATTRPETMFGDVAVCAHPDDARYTELKDKFVFLPIAGKEIPVLFDSFVDKEFGSGLVKITPAHDINDYEAGLRLKLTPLNIMNLDGTLNEQTGKYNGLDRFEARKRVVEELETNGYIEKIETHIHSVGHNQRGGAVIEPLLSTQWFVKIESLAKPAIEVVKSGKVQFQPKMWEKTYFEWMENIRDWCISRQLWWGHRIPAYYAPNGEMVVAESVEEAVSLFSKKGISVTKETIKQDEDVLDTWFSSGLWPFTVFGWPENSEELKQYYPTSVLVTGFDIIFFWVARMIMNGLKFMGDVPFQKVLIHGLVRDKDGKKFSKSLGNVVDPLDMMSKYGTDSFRFFLAAVLPEGKDILFDESRLDGYRSFCNKIWNSSRFIFMNLPEEFTTKEPDINSLEDTDLWILNEFDRMLSKYEKAYSGYLFFEMANAVYDFVWGSFCDWYLELTKARVYGNVTPESQEKARFVLVSVLKKSLGLLHPFMPFITEEIHSLLEPTELAKTEFPKPYGVSDSAPAVVRMELVREIITKIRNMRAELGVKPEKKCKVIIKCSHKELKEMMEREIKSILQLSKAESLEFLDSYEAKNTDSVGAFSIGEIFLPLEGIFDFEKEKQRLEKEKKQIQLEMEKLENKINNPSFLEKAKPDVVEKEREKYNTWKEKLDSTVRALEKIGT